From the genome of Azospirillum sp. TSA2s, one region includes:
- a CDS encoding CoxG family protein, with the protein MELTGEQRIAAPRLRVWESLNDPQVLKHCIPGCEEVIRHSDTAFEARVLTKVGPLRARFSGQVEMCDIDAPAGCTLRFEGGAGSVGMARGQSRVTLEEAPDGTLLRYTAEAAIGGKLSQIGGRLIDASARKMADDFFRAFNDRLTGPADAAADGTPAAPADIQSQSQNQPLPQPGLPADAPRRPAAPAAAPVHTGGWGGEFQRFFWLATGAVLGGVIGYLIHI; encoded by the coding sequence GTGGAACTCACCGGCGAACAGAGGATTGCCGCGCCGCGCCTGCGCGTGTGGGAATCGCTGAACGACCCGCAGGTCCTGAAGCACTGCATTCCAGGGTGCGAGGAAGTCATCCGCCACAGCGACACCGCGTTCGAGGCCAGGGTGCTGACCAAGGTCGGCCCGCTTCGCGCCCGCTTCTCCGGACAGGTGGAGATGTGCGACATCGACGCCCCGGCGGGCTGCACCCTCCGGTTCGAGGGCGGCGCCGGGTCGGTCGGCATGGCGCGCGGCCAGTCTCGGGTGACGCTGGAGGAGGCGCCGGACGGCACCCTGCTGCGCTACACCGCGGAGGCCGCCATCGGCGGCAAGCTGAGCCAGATCGGCGGCCGGCTGATCGACGCCTCGGCCCGCAAGATGGCCGACGACTTCTTCCGCGCCTTCAACGACCGCCTCACCGGTCCGGCCGACGCTGCCGCCGACGGAACGCCCGCCGCACCCGCCGACATCCAGAGCCAGTCCCAGAACCAACCCCTGCCCCAGCCCGGCCTCCCGGCCGATGCGCCGCGGCGGCCGGCGGCGCCCGCCGCCGCGCCGGTCCATACCGGCGGCTGGGGCGGCGAGTTCCAGCGCTTCTTCTGGCTGGCCACCGGCGCGGTGCTGGGCGGCGTCATCGGCTACCTCATCCACATCTGA
- a CDS encoding TetR/AcrR family transcriptional regulator, whose translation MSPSSPPSSKTPADVPRTAAPRRRQRLSTEERERQIIEGAIQFFSEHGLAGQMRELATTIGVSHPLVFHYFPSKKALIERVYAEVYLGRWKPEWEHRVKDRSEPFEERVTRVYIDYARTILTKEWVRILIHSALADGYINDNYLTLVGERLLRPIIGETRIELGLDDDREPTEAENELIWGLHGGIFYIGVRHWIYGHKFPENLPQVVTDRVRAFVLAAREIFPREAGKPAG comes from the coding sequence GTGTCGCCCTCCTCGCCGCCCTCCTCCAAGACTCCCGCCGACGTCCCCCGCACCGCCGCACCGCGCCGGCGCCAGCGCCTGTCGACCGAGGAGCGGGAGCGCCAGATCATCGAGGGCGCCATCCAGTTCTTTTCCGAACATGGATTGGCCGGACAGATGCGGGAACTGGCGACGACGATCGGCGTCAGCCATCCGTTGGTGTTCCACTACTTCCCCAGCAAGAAGGCGCTGATCGAGCGGGTCTACGCCGAGGTCTATCTCGGGCGCTGGAAGCCGGAATGGGAGCATCGGGTCAAGGACCGCAGCGAACCCTTCGAGGAGCGGGTGACGCGGGTCTACATCGACTACGCCCGCACCATCCTGACCAAGGAATGGGTGCGCATCCTGATCCATTCCGCCCTGGCGGACGGCTACATCAACGACAACTACCTGACCCTGGTCGGCGAACGGCTGCTGCGGCCGATCATCGGCGAAACACGCATCGAACTCGGGCTCGACGACGACCGCGAGCCGACCGAGGCAGAGAACGAGCTGATCTGGGGCCTGCACGGCGGCATCTTCTACATCGGCGTGCGCCATTGGATCTACGGGCACAAATTCCCGGAGAACCTGCCCCAGGTCGTCACCGACCGGGTGCGGGCCTTCGTGCTTGCCGCCCGCGAGATCTTCCCGCGCGAAGCCGGCAAGCCGGCCGGCTGA
- a CDS encoding MFS transporter has protein sequence MTFLAYLYDSLDLQILAICMPVIIASLNISLTDAGLLASATMVGTALGGVLFGWIAENFGRKNAAVISLIEFGVFTLAVYWCTSWEQLMVLRFLQGIGMGGLWGPIVALIADHWAPKYRARAAGFMLSTFALGGILASVMGRFLLTEVGWRMLFALTGTAIVVGLLFWVVVPADEKPMVRQDKPRINLGQLFQPGVASLTIGATIAAACQMGGFWGVSAWIPTYLVTVRGLSIEYMSVFSIVIFTGAFLGYFLFAALADRIGRRKALMLAFLADSIIVPLYVLIPDGILLFWISPIMGLSFGGVFGLFGSYFAELFPVHIRAMGSGFAFNIGRGIGAVVTPVTIGAMAKTYGLGFGIGACSVIFFMGVVILFFMPETLVAKTAQSANAGNGALDNGTRTSAAEA, from the coding sequence ATGACGTTCCTGGCCTATCTCTATGATAGCCTGGACTTGCAGATCCTGGCGATCTGCATGCCCGTCATCATTGCGTCCCTGAACATCTCCCTGACCGACGCCGGCCTTCTCGCCTCGGCCACCATGGTCGGCACGGCGCTGGGCGGCGTGCTGTTCGGCTGGATCGCCGAGAATTTCGGCCGCAAGAACGCGGCGGTGATCTCGCTGATCGAATTCGGCGTGTTCACCCTGGCGGTCTACTGGTGCACCTCCTGGGAACAGCTGATGGTCCTGCGCTTCCTCCAGGGCATCGGCATGGGCGGGCTGTGGGGGCCGATCGTCGCCCTGATCGCCGACCATTGGGCGCCCAAATACCGGGCGCGCGCCGCCGGCTTCATGCTCAGCACCTTCGCGCTGGGCGGCATCCTGGCCTCGGTCATGGGCCGCTTCCTGCTGACCGAGGTCGGCTGGCGCATGCTCTTCGCCCTGACCGGCACCGCCATCGTGGTCGGCCTGCTGTTCTGGGTGGTGGTGCCGGCCGATGAGAAGCCCATGGTCCGCCAGGACAAGCCCCGCATCAACCTGGGCCAGCTCTTCCAACCCGGCGTCGCCAGCCTGACCATCGGCGCCACCATCGCCGCCGCGTGCCAGATGGGTGGCTTCTGGGGAGTCAGCGCGTGGATCCCGACCTATCTGGTGACGGTGCGCGGCCTCAGCATCGAATACATGAGCGTGTTCAGCATCGTCATCTTCACCGGCGCGTTCCTCGGCTATTTCCTGTTCGCCGCCCTGGCCGACCGGATCGGCCGGCGCAAGGCGCTGATGCTGGCCTTCCTCGCCGACTCGATCATCGTGCCGCTCTACGTGCTCATCCCCGACGGCATCCTGCTGTTCTGGATCAGCCCGATCATGGGGCTCAGCTTCGGCGGCGTGTTCGGCCTGTTCGGCTCCTACTTCGCGGAACTGTTTCCAGTGCATATCCGCGCCATGGGCAGCGGCTTCGCCTTCAACATCGGGCGCGGCATCGGCGCGGTGGTCACCCCGGTGACCATCGGGGCCATGGCCAAGACCTACGGCCTGGGCTTCGGCATCGGTGCCTGCTCCGTCATCTTCTTCATGGGCGTGGTCATCCTGTTCTTCATGCCGGAAACGCTGGTCGCCAAGACTGCGCAATCGGCCAATGCCGGCAACGGAGCCCTGGACAACGGAACCCGGACCAGCGCTGCCGAGGCGTGA
- a CDS encoding DUF1330 domain-containing protein, whose protein sequence is MPKTYWIAQVQVHDPDRYALYAKGAGDAFAKHGGRALARGGRLHWLEGVERPRGVIIEFDSMEAAQACYQSPEYQDARRHREGAADFHLVLVEGLEPSPSEQAG, encoded by the coding sequence ATGCCCAAGACCTACTGGATCGCCCAGGTCCAGGTTCACGACCCCGATCGCTACGCGCTCTACGCCAAGGGCGCGGGAGACGCCTTCGCCAAGCACGGCGGCCGGGCGCTGGCCCGTGGCGGCCGGCTGCACTGGCTGGAAGGCGTCGAGCGGCCTCGCGGCGTCATCATTGAGTTCGATTCGATGGAGGCTGCGCAGGCTTGCTATCAGTCGCCTGAATACCAGGACGCGCGGCGCCACCGCGAGGGCGCAGCCGACTTCCATCTGGTGCTCGTCGAAGGCCTGGAGCCATCACCCTCCGAACAGGCCGGGTGA
- a CDS encoding thioredoxin family protein, which produces MHVKVLGPGCARCKRLEELTREAAQEAGIPVEIEHLTDPTRFIDYSVITTPGLVVEEQVKMSGRLPRREEIVAWLKEAAGRQ; this is translated from the coding sequence ATGCACGTCAAAGTCCTTGGGCCGGGTTGCGCCCGCTGCAAACGCCTGGAGGAACTGACACGGGAGGCGGCGCAGGAGGCCGGCATCCCTGTCGAGATCGAGCACCTCACCGACCCGACCCGTTTCATCGACTACTCGGTCATCACCACGCCGGGCCTCGTTGTCGAGGAGCAGGTCAAGATGTCCGGCCGGCTGCCGCGCCGGGAAGAGATCGTGGCGTGGCTGAAGGAAGCCGCCGGCAGGCAATAA
- a CDS encoding permease, with amino-acid sequence METSALPVQIVQSGLGSLAAYLAAHVLLCLVPAFFIAGGLAALIPKSAITRYLGRGAPKAVAYPAAAAAGSLLAVCSCTIVPLFAGIYKKGAGLGPAVTFLFFAPAANILALTYTGAALGPEFAVARLVLSLAFGVGIGMIMALIFSEDDRAHAGEADSSFAGSDRLQPASLLLMMLLVALLIAGTLKVGFLLDSYASVTLPIHGMDAFDATLHRLVPFDPAKGEEGIGAQGAILVLLLGIIAAVAPRGLGRVDEGFNRWTWAALALVMLTLAVAAMGMQPHANGVTLHMTGKLVGVLATMAAIAWIAHRSIDRFEVQQWLWESWRFVQQIFPLLIVGVFAVGVLRVFIRPEWVETMAGANSVLANLVGVVFGVFMYFPTLVEVPVAQMFLSLGMHPGPLLAYLMADPELSLQSILITATIIGRTKAWAYVGLVALFSTAAGLTFGAWKDGTSLWLLGGWLVLFLVALAAALYAIHRRSGPMAKAA; translated from the coding sequence ATGGAGACATCCGCCCTTCCTGTTCAGATTGTTCAGAGTGGACTTGGCAGCTTGGCAGCTTATCTGGCCGCTCATGTGCTGTTGTGCCTCGTCCCGGCATTCTTCATCGCAGGCGGTTTGGCCGCACTGATACCCAAATCGGCGATCACGCGCTATCTGGGGCGCGGCGCGCCAAAAGCCGTCGCCTATCCGGCGGCGGCCGCGGCGGGAAGCCTACTGGCCGTCTGTTCGTGCACCATCGTCCCGTTGTTCGCCGGCATCTACAAGAAGGGGGCCGGGCTGGGACCGGCCGTCACCTTCCTGTTCTTCGCGCCAGCCGCCAACATCCTGGCGCTGACCTACACGGGCGCGGCGCTGGGCCCCGAGTTCGCGGTGGCGCGCCTCGTGCTGTCTCTGGCCTTCGGCGTGGGCATCGGGATGATCATGGCGCTGATCTTCAGCGAGGACGACCGCGCCCACGCCGGCGAGGCCGACAGCAGCTTCGCCGGGAGCGATCGCCTGCAACCCGCCTCCCTCCTGCTGATGATGCTGTTGGTGGCGTTGCTCATCGCCGGGACACTGAAGGTCGGCTTCCTGCTCGACAGCTACGCCAGCGTCACACTGCCGATCCATGGCATGGACGCGTTCGACGCGACGCTGCACCGGCTGGTGCCCTTCGACCCCGCGAAAGGCGAGGAGGGAATTGGCGCGCAGGGGGCGATCCTTGTCCTGCTGCTCGGTATCATTGCGGCCGTGGCGCCGCGCGGCCTGGGACGGGTGGACGAGGGCTTCAACCGCTGGACTTGGGCGGCATTGGCGCTGGTCATGCTGACCCTGGCAGTCGCGGCGATGGGCATGCAGCCGCACGCCAATGGCGTCACGCTGCACATGACCGGCAAGCTGGTCGGTGTCCTGGCGACAATGGCAGCGATCGCCTGGATCGCGCATCGCTCCATCGATCGGTTCGAGGTGCAGCAATGGCTGTGGGAAAGCTGGCGCTTTGTCCAGCAGATCTTCCCGCTGCTGATTGTCGGCGTCTTCGCGGTGGGCGTACTGCGCGTCTTCATCCGGCCGGAGTGGGTGGAAACGATGGCCGGTGCCAACAGCGTGCTCGCCAATCTGGTGGGCGTCGTCTTCGGCGTGTTCATGTATTTCCCGACCCTGGTCGAGGTGCCGGTCGCGCAGATGTTCTTGTCGCTCGGCATGCACCCGGGGCCGCTGCTCGCCTACCTGATGGCGGACCCCGAGCTGAGCCTGCAGAGCATCCTGATCACCGCCACCATCATCGGTCGCACGAAGGCGTGGGCCTATGTGGGGCTGGTCGCGCTGTTCAGCACGGCGGCGGGCCTGACCTTCGGAGCGTGGAAGGACGGAACCAGTTTGTGGCTGCTCGGTGGATGGCTTGTCCTTTTCCTGGTGGCCCTTGCCGCAGCGCTCTACGCCATCCATCGCCGGAGCGGTCCGATGGCGAAAGCCGCCTGA
- a CDS encoding exonuclease domain-containing protein, translated as MSTQPWEGRDRLVAIDIETTGRRLPSLQDIRKAPKGLRQPGIIIEIGCLELVREGESWRKARSWEARVNPDAPLHPDAIKVHGIKPADLKAAPRFPEVADALLAFLGEDPLVAHAYENEMDFLNYEFARCGRAAWGADTFPADRFICTKEMSHAAFPGASGSLDALCDRLWLDRSDRFAHHGALLDADLTADAFVKMALGDTGPRGAVYE; from the coding sequence ATGAGCACGCAGCCATGGGAAGGCCGTGACCGGCTGGTCGCGATCGACATCGAGACGACCGGACGGCGCCTGCCGAGCCTCCAGGACATCCGTAAGGCGCCCAAGGGCCTGCGTCAGCCCGGCATCATCATCGAGATCGGGTGTCTTGAGCTCGTCCGTGAGGGCGAGTCCTGGCGGAAAGCGCGCAGCTGGGAGGCCCGGGTCAACCCCGACGCCCCTCTCCATCCCGACGCCATCAAGGTGCACGGCATCAAGCCCGCCGACCTGAAGGCGGCGCCCCGCTTTCCTGAGGTGGCCGACGCGCTTCTCGCCTTTCTGGGCGAGGATCCGCTGGTAGCGCATGCCTATGAGAACGAGATGGACTTCCTGAACTACGAGTTCGCGCGCTGCGGACGCGCCGCATGGGGTGCCGACACGTTCCCGGCGGACCGGTTCATCTGCACCAAGGAGATGTCGCACGCGGCTTTCCCCGGCGCTTCCGGCTCGCTCGATGCGCTGTGTGATCGGCTGTGGCTAGACCGGAGTGATCGCTTCGCCCACCATGGCGCGCTGCTCGACGCGGACCTGACGGCTGACGCCTTTGTCAAAATGGCGTTGGGAGACACCGGCCCGCGTGGCGCCGTGTATGAGTGA
- a CDS encoding FadR/GntR family transcriptional regulator: MTEHNPMIFEKVEVQPAYQLVASNIEKCIMQGVYKVGQQLPSELDLARQLGVNRSTVREAIRVLEQNGLVFRKSARRLVISLPREQDLASRVSQAMILHEITFLELWETMLPLEVRAAELAATRATEEEIERLEANLRETADCLEHEQKLVALDIEFHLLVAKASRNRALLLAREPIGLLFYPAFYQVMSRLNAKDRLLSAHREVVDGIRNRDAKHAAQWMEKHIRDFRRGYELADLDMNKPVDNSRYFE, encoded by the coding sequence TTGACCGAACACAACCCAATGATCTTCGAGAAAGTCGAGGTTCAGCCGGCTTATCAGCTGGTGGCTTCGAACATCGAAAAATGCATCATGCAGGGCGTTTACAAAGTTGGGCAGCAGTTGCCCTCCGAATTGGATCTCGCCAGACAGCTTGGGGTCAACCGCTCCACCGTGCGCGAAGCGATTCGCGTGCTGGAGCAGAACGGGCTGGTGTTCCGTAAGAGCGCCCGCCGTCTGGTCATCAGTCTGCCGCGGGAGCAGGATCTGGCCTCCCGCGTCAGCCAGGCCATGATCCTGCACGAGATCACCTTTCTGGAATTGTGGGAAACCATGCTGCCGCTGGAAGTCCGCGCGGCCGAACTGGCGGCCACGCGCGCGACCGAGGAGGAGATCGAACGGCTCGAGGCCAATCTTCGGGAGACCGCCGACTGTCTGGAGCATGAACAGAAACTCGTCGCCCTCGACATCGAATTTCATCTCCTCGTCGCCAAGGCGTCCCGCAATCGGGCGCTGCTGTTGGCGCGGGAGCCGATCGGCTTGCTGTTTTACCCCGCCTTCTATCAGGTGATGTCGCGGCTGAACGCCAAGGACCGCCTGCTCTCGGCCCATCGGGAGGTGGTGGACGGAATCCGCAACCGCGATGCCAAGCACGCGGCGCAGTGGATGGAAAAGCACATCAGGGATTTCCGGCGGGGCTACGAGCTGGCCGATCTCGACATGAACAAGCCGGTCGACAACAGCCGCTATTTCGAGTGA